A single Paenibacillus sp. FSL R5-0517 DNA region contains:
- a CDS encoding thymidine kinase produces MQTGRITVITGPMFSEKSGELIRRCQKLIQFGRKKVVAYKPAEDDRFAQDEIVSRIGYRLPAHSIPRQLTPESVEMILNQTIDADVVAFDEVQFFSSAIMELVSELAYCGKHVIVDGLNMDYRGKEFGYIGGLLAMADDIEKLSAFCAVCGSPDAAFTQRIVNGEPVTLGPVVMIGDSEAYEPRCRCCFIPPHKVECSS; encoded by the coding sequence GTGCAAACAGGACGTATTACCGTAATTACTGGACCCATGTTCAGTGAAAAGTCCGGTGAACTCATTCGCCGTTGTCAGAAATTAATTCAATTTGGCCGTAAAAAGGTGGTAGCCTACAAACCAGCCGAGGATGATCGGTTTGCCCAAGATGAAATCGTGAGCCGAATTGGTTATCGATTGCCTGCTCATTCCATTCCCCGGCAATTAACCCCGGAATCCGTAGAAATGATCCTGAATCAAACCATAGATGCTGATGTTGTTGCATTTGATGAAGTACAATTTTTCAGCAGTGCCATCATGGAACTGGTCTCGGAGCTAGCCTATTGTGGCAAACATGTTATTGTGGACGGACTTAATATGGATTACCGTGGTAAGGAATTCGGATATATCGGCGGTTTGCTTGCCATGGCAGATGACATTGAGAAACTCTCGGCTTTCTGTGCCGTATGTGGTAGCCCGGATGCTGCCTTTACGCAACGTATCGTCAATGGGGAACCCGTTACCTTGGGTCCGGTTGTCATGATCGGCGATTCGGAAGCTTACGAGCCGCGCTGTCGTTGCTGCTTCATTCCTCCTCACAAAGTTGAATGCTCATCATAG